Genomic segment of Pseudothermotoga sp.:
AGAGTTTCTATGAGGTTGAAAGATCTTGACAAGTTCTACAGGATATGGTTGAATAAGATGTGGTAACGTTACCACATAAGGGGGGATGTAACTATGAAGAAGGGCTTTATAGTCTTGCTCACCATCTTGACCTTCGCGTTCTTACAAGCTTCAACGTTGAACGTACTGCTGTGGGACGATGCTCTCACTCAAGCCTTGAGAGCCGGATTGGCTGAATTCGAAAAGGCAACGGGTATCAAAGTCAATCTAGAACTCGTGCCCAGTGGCACTTTGCTTCAAAAAACGCTCATGAGTGTGAGTCCTAACTCGGCTGATTATGACTTAATCGCTGTTGATGAACCGAACATCCCTATGGTCGCGCCACTCTTGATAGAGTTCGATGAGTGGCCACAGACCAAGTTTTTCCTGCGACCACCCATGAGCGACATCATGCCTCTCGCACTGTCGGCTGGGCAATGGAAAGGTAAATTCATGGGGTTACCAGTGAATGCGAATATCTATGTATGGCTCACCAGAAAAGACATCATCGAAAGGTACAAAGATGAATTCAAGGCACAGTACGGCTACGAAATGAGAGTTCCGAAAACGTTACAAGAACTACTGGAAATGAGCGAATTTCTATCGAAGAAAGGTATCTACGGTTGGGCTCCTTTCACCAAGCCAACGGAAGGTGCCACGTGTGAGGCTGTATGGATGTTCGAAAGTTTTGGGACAAAGGTGCTCGAAGTTGATGAGAGAGGATACAGAGTCGTGCTCGATAAGAAGAAAGCTATAGAAGCGATTGAATTTTACAAAAAACTGCTCAAGTACGCTCCCGAAGGAGCTCTAGATTTCGGTCATGCCGAAAGAATGGCTGCGTTCTCGAGTGGGAAAGTATTTTCTATGTTCAACTGGCCGGCACTGATACCTGATCTGGAAAATCCTGACAAATCGCTCGTTTACGGAAAAATAGTGTACACACAACCACCAGCAGGACCTGCAAAAACGGCAGCAATCAGGGGAGCTTGGATCGTCGCGATTCCAAAAGCTGCCAAGAACAAAACGGCTGCGGCAGAATTCGCATACTGGTGGATGTCCATTGAGACTGGTAAGAAACTGATACCGAGAGGTTTAACACCGGCGAGAGAATCTTTACTCAAAGACCCTGAATTTCTGAAAGACAGACCATGGTTCAATGGCATATATCTCTCGATGATGTACGCAGTCGAAAGACCAAGATTTGAATATTACCCAGAAGTCTCAACCATTGTGAGAACGCATTGGCTGGATGCTATAAGTGGTAGGGTTGCTCCCGAAGTGGCCATCGACAGGATGGTGAACGAGATCAATGCACTACTCAAAAAATATGGATACTGATGGTAGAGGGGGGCGGGGACACCGCCCCTTGCACTTATTCTTTGTGCTACCCGCAACGGTTGTCGTCATGGCCGTTTCGATTTTTCCAGCCATTTACGCCGTCTATCTATCTTTCACGAACCGCCGTTTGATGTGGTTAGGCACGATGAAGTTCCTCGGGTTGGAGAACTACTCAAGAATGTTCAACGACAGTTTGTTCCTACACTCTTTGAGGCTCCAATTCACCTTCATGGCTCTTGCAATTCCAATTGAACTCATCATAGGATTTCTTGTGGCATTGCTGTTCTTAAAGGATTTTCCTCTTTCAAGACTGTTACGTTCACTCCTGATGCTCCCAGTGTACGTTCTACCCGTCGTTTCTGGATTGACTTGGAGGCTCATGCTTCAACCTG
This window contains:
- a CDS encoding extracellular solute-binding protein; this encodes MKKGFIVLLTILTFAFLQASTLNVLLWDDALTQALRAGLAEFEKATGIKVNLELVPSGTLLQKTLMSVSPNSADYDLIAVDEPNIPMVAPLLIEFDEWPQTKFFLRPPMSDIMPLALSAGQWKGKFMGLPVNANIYVWLTRKDIIERYKDEFKAQYGYEMRVPKTLQELLEMSEFLSKKGIYGWAPFTKPTEGATCEAVWMFESFGTKVLEVDERGYRVVLDKKKAIEAIEFYKKLLKYAPEGALDFGHAERMAAFSSGKVFSMFNWPALIPDLENPDKSLVYGKIVYTQPPAGPAKTAAIRGAWIVAIPKAAKNKTAAAEFAYWWMSIETGKKLIPRGLTPARESLLKDPEFLKDRPWFNGIYLSMMYAVERPRFEYYPEVSTIVRTHWLDAISGRVAPEVAIDRMVNEINALLKKYGY